The following DNA comes from Hyphomicrobiales bacterium.
GGCTTTTCTGATGAGCTTGGTCAAGTTGCCTATGGTGAAAACCAGCAGGAAGTGTTCTTGGGCCATTCTGTGGCGCAGTCACAGAATATGTCGGAAGAAACAGCTAAGAAGATTGATGCTGAAGTTCACCGTTTGATCGATGAGGCGACCGCGACCGCACATGACATCATCAAAACCAAAAAAGATGAATTTGTGGCAATCGCTGAAGGCCTTCTTGAGTATGAAACACTCAGCGGTGATGAAATTGCATCTATCATCAAGGGTGAAAAA
Coding sequences within:
- a CDS encoding cell division protein FtsH; this translates as MISRLAIMMGGRVAEEVTFGKENITSGASSDIEQATKLARAMVTQWGFSDELGQVAYGENQQEVFLGHSVAQSQNMSEETAKKIDAEVHRLIDEATATAHDIIKTKKDEFVAIAEGLLEYETLSGDEIASIIKGEKPARDMGDDTPPSRGSAVPSAGAKAEKPKKSGGEEPDADPEPTP